A region of Salvia splendens isolate huo1 chromosome 17, SspV2, whole genome shotgun sequence DNA encodes the following proteins:
- the LOC121775215 gene encoding glycosylinositol phosphorylceramide mannosyl transferase 1-like produces the protein MRSSLFSRRTIRQGAISAVGSAKMKLLFGCCMLLTLIMLASRTAAPYGGWNRYDVSPRGSSLPRKGYTLLINTWKRNDLLKKSISHYASCPGLDSIHIVWSEPNPPLKSLIKFLNHAIKVNSKDGRDIELRFDINKEDSLNNRFKEIKDLKSDVVFSIDDDIIFPCATVEFAFSVWQSAPDAMVGFVPRIHWVDKSYNGQAAYIYSGWWSVWWTGTYSMILSKAAFFHKKYLSMYTNEMPSSIREYVTKNRNCEDIAMSFLVANATGAPPIWVKGNIFEIGSSGISSLGGHIERRSECVNHFVGEYRGMPLVPTSVKAVDSHYTWFW, from the exons ATGAGGTCGAGCCTCTTCAGCCGCCGGACGATTAGGCAGGGAGCGATCTCCGCCGTCGGATCGGCGAAGATGAAGCTATTGTTCGGCTGCTGCATGCTGCTCACACTGATCATGCTCGCTAGCCGTACAGCAGCGCCGTATGGCGGATGGAATCGATACGATGTTTCTCCGCGCGGATCCTCTCTGCCTCG GAAAGGGTACACCTTACTGATTAACACATGGAAAAGAAATGATCTTCTAAAGAAATCCATATCCCATTATGCATCCTGTCCTGGGCTTGATTCTATACATATTGTTTGGAGTGAACCCAACCCTCCTTTAAAGTCTCTTATCAAGTTTCTAAATCATGCTATAAAGGTTAATTCCAAAGATGGCCGGGATATTGAATTGAGATTTGATATTAATAAGGAAGACAGCTTAAATAACAGATTTAAAGAAATCAAGGATTTGAAGTCTGATGTGGTCTTCTCAATTGATGATGACATTATATTCCCCTGCGCGACCGTGGAATTTGCTTTCAGTGTTTGGCAAAGTGCACCTGATGCAATGGTGGGATTTGTGCCTCGCATTCACTGGGTTGATAAATCG TATAATGGCCAGGCCGCGTACATCTATAGCGGATGGTGGTCTGTCTGGTGGACAGGAACATATAGCATGATTCTCTCCAAGGCTGCCTTCTTTCATAAGAAATACCTCAGTATGTACACTAATGAGATGCCGTCATCCATTCGAGAATATGTGACCAAGAACAG GAATTGTGAAGATATAGCTATGTCTTTCCTTGTCGCAAATGCCACCGGTGCTCCTCCTATTTGGGTGAAAG GTAACATCTTCGAGATTGGTTCTAGTGGAATTAGTAGCTTGGGAGGGCACATTGAGAGAAGAAGCGAGTGCGTTAACCACTTTGTGGGTGAATACAGGGGCATGCCCTTGGTGCCCACTTCAGTCAAGGCCGTAGATAGCCATTACACTTGGTTCTGGTAG
- the LOC121775570 gene encoding uncharacterized protein LOC121775570, translated as MRLKPVSPAADCSFQPSSYFRTSETDGPLPLVFASKTLLKSRSFTKISRGSIRRSCSLNIDDKPSFHVEAMSSSLREEEGSRRKKRHCAISNKKRTIGSATPFLKGGRDQDSFLESRFDFLEPMMLGIRPEFPEWPDRETAAWAMVEHKANSFDIPLSLRMIKKKLQLEEGSAEAEEGEGGCCSVKAAFASMVFIIVEMQSSALHMREALCDEDLDVIKAKVQKEMHLSFVWLFQHVFSRTPALMLHVMVLLADFSVHSTSLNTAIGGEASLMGRPYEHGKNSSLSMVDADRGLAVEENTERESGDPSIYPSNEFKSSMEMQLWDSMVDEANHVRGGGEGEVVLDHDVMKYFVSPVSVEIEPDTYQDFYRTDLLYQMYLSLEPNNTLLLLNYARFLQLVTRDYQRSEECFKRAVQVTPPDGESFSEYANFLWTVKKDYWAAEESFLQALALEPHNTHFASRYANFLWSTGGEETCFPLNT; from the exons ATGAGGCTCAAACCCGTTTCCCCGGCCGCAGATTGCTCCTTCCAACCCTCCTCCTATTTCCGAACATCCGAAACCGATGGCCCTCTCCCCCTCGTATTCGCCTCAAAAACCCTCTTGAAATCGAGGTCCTTCACCAAGATTTCGAGGGGCAGCATTAGGCGCTCCTGCAGCTTGAATATCGATGATAAGCCCTCGTTCCATGTTGAGGCGATGTCGAGTAGCCTCCGGGAGGAGGAGGGGAGCAGGCGCAAGAAACGACATTGTGCTATTTCGAACAAGAAGAGGACTATTGGCAGCGCCACCCCTTTTTTGAAAGGGGGGAGGGATCAAGATTCGTTCTTGGAGTCACGTTTCGACTTCTTGGAGCCGATGATGCTAGGGATCAGGCCGGAGTTTCCCGAGTGGCCGGATAGGGAAACAGCTGCGTGGGCGATGGTTGAGCACAAGGCGAATAGTTTCGACATTCCCCTGTCGCTTAGGATGATCAAGAAGAAGCTGCAGTTGGAGGAGGGCTCCGCGGAGGCAGAGGAGGGCGAGGGTGGCTGTTGCTCCGTGAAGGCGGCCTTTGCCTCGATGGTGTTCATCATCGTCGAGATGCAGAGCTCCGCCTTGCACATGAGGGAGGCTCTGTGTGATGAGGATTTGGATGTGATCAAAGCGAAGGTGCAGAAGGAGATGCATCTCTCGTTCGTGTGGCTGTTCCAGCACGTGTTCTCGAGGACACCGGCTTTGATGCTGCACGTGATGGTACTCTTGGCTGATTTCAGCGTACATTCGACCTCCCTAAACACCGCGATAGGGGGGGAGGCCTCATTGATGGGGAGGCCTTATGAGCATGGGAAAAACTCGTCTTTGTCTATGGTGGACGCAGATAGGGGGCTCGCTGTGGAGGAGAACACAGAACGTGAGTCAGGGGATCCGAGCATTTATCCGAGTAATGAGTTTAAGAGCTCGATGGAGATGCAGCTGTGGGATTCAATGGTTGATGAGGCTAACCATGTGCGCGGAGGTGGCGAAGGCGAGGTGGTTCTTGATCACGACGTCATGAAATATTTCGTTTCTCCCGTGTCTGTGGAGATCGAGCCCGATACTTACCAGGATTTTTACAGGACGGACCTTCTGTACCAGATGTACTTATCCCTCGAGCCTAATAACACTCTCTTGCTGCTGAACTATGCCCGGTTTTTGCAGCTTGTGACGCGCGACTATCAAAG GTCCGAGGAATGCTTCAAGCGGGCTGTGCAAGTAACGCCACCCGATGGAGAATCCTTCTCCGAATACGCCAACTTCCTATGGACGGTGAAGAAGGACTATTGGGCGGCTGAGGAGAGCTTCCTACAAGCCCTGGCGCTCGAGCCACACAACACCCACTTCGCCTCCAGATACGCCAACTTCTTGTGGAGCACCGGTGGCGAAGAGACCTGTTTCCCTCTCAACACGTAG
- the LOC121773405 gene encoding 60S acidic ribosomal protein P0-like has translation MAPKLTKAEKKVSYDKKMCRLIDEYAQILVVAADNVGSTQLQNIRKGLRGDSVVLMGKNTMMKRTVRIHSENTGNTAILNLVPLLVGNVGLIFTKGDLKEVSEEVGKYKVGAPARVGLVAPIDVVVPPGNTGLDPSQTSFFQVLNIPTKINKGTVEIITPVELIHKGDKVGSSEAALLAKLGIRPFSYGLVVLSVYDNGSVFSPEVLNLTEDDLTERFAQGVAMVTSLSLAIAYPTIAAAPHMFINAYKNALAIAVETEYSYPHADKVKEYLADPSKFAVAAAPAGAVVSGGAAPAAAAKEEAKKEEVDEESDDDFVCNLFD, from the exons ATGGCTCCCAAGCTTACCAAAGCCGAGAAGAAGGTCTCCTACGACAAGAAAATGTGCCGTTTGATCGACGAGTACGCTCAGATCCTGGTGGTGGCCGCCGATAACGTCGGATCAACTCAGCTCCAGAACATCCGCAAGGGTTTGCGCGGAGATTCCGTGGTTCTGATGGGGAAGAACACCATGATGAAGCGTACCGTCAGGATCCACTCCGAGAACACCGGAAACACCGCGATCCTCAACCTTGTTCCTCTCCTTGTT GGTAATGTAGGGTTGATCTTTACCAAGGGCGATTTGAAGGAAGTCAGTGAGGAGGTTGGCAAATACAAG GTCGGAGCACCCGCTCGTGTTGGTTTGGTAGCTCCAATCGATGTCGTTGTCCCACCCGGCAACACTGGGCTGGATCCATCACAGACTTCCTTCTTCCAG GTTCTCAATATTCCCACCAAGATCAACAAGGGCACTGTCGAAATCATAACCCCTGTGGAGCTCATCCACAAGGGCGATAAAGTGGGATCCTCCGAAGCCGCACTGCTTGCCAAGCTCGGAATCCGACCATTCTCGTACGGTCTCGTCGTGCTCTCCGTCTACGATAACGGATCCGTCTTCAGCCCTGAAGTTCTCAACTTGACCGAAGACGACCTCACCGAGAGATTCGCACAGGGTGTTGCCATGGTCACTTCCCTGTCGCTGGCTATTGCGTACCCCACCATCGCAGCCGCCCCACACATGTTCATCAACGCGTACAAGAACGCGCTTGCCATCGCCGTGGAGACGGAATACTCCTACCCCCATGCTGACAAAGTGAAGGAGTATCTTGCG GATCCTAGCAAGTTTGCGGTTGCAGCTGCACCAGCGGGAGCGGTGGTTTCCGGCGGTGCTGCTCCGGCAGCTGCGGCCAAGGAGGAGGCGAAGAAGGAGGAAGTGGATGAGGAGTCGGATGATGACTTTGTTTGCAACCTTTTCGATTAG